In a genomic window of Pseudoglutamicibacter albus:
- a CDS encoding solute symporter family protein, whose amino-acid sequence MIVFGLFVAVTLYIVFRVSRKGSSADEFYTGSRSFSGPQNGVAIAGDYLSAASFLGIVGAIAVAGYDGFLYSIGFLVAWLVALLLVAELLRNTGKFTMADVLSFRLRQRPVRMAASLTTLAVCFFYLIAQMAGAGGLVALLLGIEGKAATAGVVVIVGVLMIVYVIVGGMKGTTWVQIIKAVLLVLGVAILSIVVMAKFGGNFSDLLQAAVDKSPKGEAVLMPGLKYANPLDFISLGLGLVLGTAGLPHVLMRFYTVPTGREARRSVVWAIWIIGAFYVMTLILGYGAAALVGPEILTAKTTPGGENAAAPLLALEIGGPVLMAVVSAIAFATILAVVAGLAITAATSFSHDIYTSVIKKGEISPGQEVKVARLTVVAIGVLSIIGGIVALGQNVAFLVALAFAVAASANLPVILYSLFWKRFNTGGALWSMLGGLFTTLILITFSPAVSGKPTSMFPNLDFAFFPLSNPGIVSIPVGFLLGIIGTLLIKPSDDHDAKHAIMEVRAFTGAGAEKASEH is encoded by the coding sequence ATGATCGTTTTCGGTCTGTTTGTTGCGGTGACCCTCTACATTGTTTTCCGTGTTTCACGTAAAGGTTCCTCAGCTGATGAGTTCTATACCGGTTCGAGGTCTTTCTCCGGCCCACAGAACGGTGTGGCCATTGCGGGTGACTACCTTTCGGCGGCGTCATTCCTGGGCATTGTGGGTGCGATCGCGGTAGCCGGCTATGACGGCTTCCTGTATTCGATCGGATTCCTGGTTGCGTGGCTCGTGGCTCTGCTGCTGGTTGCGGAGCTGCTGCGTAACACGGGTAAGTTCACGATGGCGGACGTGCTGAGTTTCCGTTTGCGTCAGCGTCCTGTCAGGATGGCGGCATCGCTGACGACCCTGGCTGTGTGTTTCTTCTATCTCATCGCCCAGATGGCTGGCGCTGGTGGCTTGGTTGCGTTGTTGCTCGGTATCGAGGGCAAGGCCGCTACCGCGGGTGTTGTGGTCATCGTGGGTGTCTTGATGATCGTCTATGTGATTGTGGGCGGCATGAAGGGCACGACGTGGGTGCAGATTATCAAGGCTGTCTTGTTGGTTCTTGGCGTGGCGATCCTCTCGATCGTTGTGATGGCGAAGTTCGGTGGAAACTTCTCGGATCTGTTGCAGGCTGCGGTTGATAAGTCGCCGAAGGGCGAGGCCGTTTTGATGCCTGGTTTGAAGTATGCGAACCCGCTGGACTTCATTTCGCTGGGCTTGGGCCTGGTACTCGGTACCGCAGGTCTGCCGCACGTTTTGATGCGTTTCTACACCGTGCCGACGGGTAGGGAAGCGCGGCGTTCGGTTGTGTGGGCCATCTGGATTATTGGCGCGTTCTACGTCATGACTCTGATCCTGGGATACGGCGCTGCGGCATTGGTTGGCCCGGAAATTCTGACGGCCAAGACCACCCCGGGTGGCGAGAACGCGGCCGCCCCGCTGTTGGCTTTGGAGATCGGCGGGCCGGTACTCATGGCCGTGGTTTCGGCGATCGCGTTCGCAACCATCCTCGCGGTTGTGGCTGGTCTTGCGATCACCGCGGCAACCTCGTTCTCGCACGACATCTATACCTCGGTCATCAAGAAGGGCGAGATCAGCCCCGGCCAGGAGGTCAAGGTCGCGCGTTTGACGGTTGTGGCGATCGGTGTGCTCTCGATTATCGGCGGCATCGTTGCGCTGGGCCAGAATGTCGCGTTCTTGGTTGCGTTGGCTTTCGCTGTTGCGGCGTCCGCGAATCTCCCGGTGATCCTGTATTCGCTGTTCTGGAAGCGTTTCAATACAGGCGGGGCTTTGTGGTCGATGCTCGGTGGCTTGTTCACAACCCTGATCTTGATCACGTTCTCGCCAGCGGTTTCGGGTAAGCCAACCTCGATGTTCCCGAACCTGGACTTCGCGTTCTTCCCACTATCTAATCCGGGTATCGTCTCGATCCCGGTCGGGTTCTTGCTCGGCATCATCGGCACGCTCCTCATCAAGCCTTCCGATGATCACGATGCCAAACACGCGATCATGGAGGTCCGTGCCTTCACCGGTGCTGGCGCGGAAAAGGCCTCAGAGCACTAG
- a CDS encoding BCCT family transporter has protein sequence MSSNDELDSQSEKPVENSQQKRRRPSKGAGKAEHPGHPLTAENRERRTPKPTAGETLKTVGRKAGEFLGGLNRYPHNIHPALVPGVDVDHQKIRYGVDKPMLITVGVAVIGFVVWGVLQPDQVLSSTTAALTWIMTNLGWIFNSLAIVLVIYLLMLAFTKYGRIPLGLEGEKPEYSTVSWAAMLFGAGIGIGVIFFGPYEPMTYYLSPRPGAYDPATVDAVKKAMAQSALHWGINAWAIYGIVGLAIAYVSYRRGRVPLMSSILTPLWGGTSSSVRARVIDGLAIIATLFGTAASLGIGALQIGRGFELVTGWSPGANKLALIIIVLLTIGTIWSAVSGVSKGIKRLSNINLVLALALALFFFVVGPTVFLLNVIPGVVASYFAELPTMLSATTADSPEMNAFLSAWTTFYWAWWVSWAPFVGVFVAKISKGRTVRQFVVGVLAIPSSIIILAFTILGGTAIYLQRTAGDIAPGDDINKLPAPEDIFFVVLEHLPGAQFVAPIVIVMLAVFFITTSDSASIVNSQLSQRGNPHPKRLITAFWAVLMAGIAAVILLMAGKTALQGLQNLITITALPFAVVLALMAIALYKEMRTDPLVIRQKFEDVALSNAVKYGIEKHGDNFELRVIESDNEYAAGHNFDSTSDEFTDWYARTDADGNPIGFDYDSGLYLDDDGKPLPAEQQPSLVDPETGDIVITQEALAEGIDVPEGAIIKEETDEAADAEPTGNGDEPKPQGQ, from the coding sequence ATGTCATCCAATGATGAACTGGACTCTCAATCGGAAAAACCGGTTGAGAACAGTCAACAAAAGAGGCGTCGCCCAAGCAAGGGCGCAGGCAAAGCGGAACATCCCGGGCACCCTCTGACAGCGGAGAACCGCGAGAGGCGAACCCCGAAACCCACCGCTGGAGAAACGTTGAAGACGGTCGGACGTAAAGCCGGCGAGTTCCTCGGCGGACTCAACCGCTACCCACACAACATCCACCCGGCGCTTGTTCCCGGCGTGGATGTTGACCACCAGAAAATTCGCTACGGCGTAGATAAGCCGATGCTCATCACGGTGGGTGTTGCCGTGATCGGTTTTGTGGTCTGGGGTGTTCTCCAGCCTGATCAGGTGCTGTCCTCAACCACGGCCGCGCTCACCTGGATCATGACTAACCTCGGGTGGATCTTTAACTCGCTTGCGATCGTGCTAGTGATCTACCTTCTGATGCTCGCGTTCACTAAGTATGGGCGTATCCCGCTGGGGTTGGAGGGCGAAAAGCCTGAATACTCGACGGTTTCGTGGGCGGCGATGCTCTTCGGCGCCGGTATCGGTATCGGCGTGATCTTCTTCGGCCCATACGAGCCGATGACCTACTACCTCTCCCCTCGCCCCGGCGCATATGATCCAGCCACAGTGGATGCGGTCAAGAAAGCAATGGCGCAGTCAGCGCTTCACTGGGGCATCAACGCGTGGGCCATCTACGGCATCGTCGGCTTGGCTATCGCCTATGTCTCCTACCGCCGCGGCCGCGTACCACTCATGAGCTCGATCCTCACACCACTGTGGGGTGGAACCTCAAGCTCGGTGCGTGCCCGTGTCATCGACGGCCTAGCGATCATCGCAACACTGTTCGGTACCGCGGCGTCTCTCGGTATCGGCGCGCTCCAGATCGGCCGAGGCTTCGAACTCGTGACCGGCTGGAGCCCGGGCGCTAATAAGCTCGCGCTCATCATCATCGTGTTGCTGACCATCGGAACCATCTGGTCCGCAGTATCGGGTGTGAGCAAGGGTATTAAGCGGCTCTCCAACATCAACCTCGTGTTGGCGCTTGCCCTGGCACTGTTTTTCTTTGTGGTTGGCCCCACCGTCTTTTTGCTCAACGTGATCCCCGGCGTTGTAGCCTCCTATTTCGCTGAACTGCCCACGATGCTCTCCGCCACGACCGCTGACTCCCCGGAGATGAACGCGTTCCTGTCCGCATGGACCACGTTCTATTGGGCCTGGTGGGTCTCATGGGCGCCATTCGTGGGCGTCTTTGTCGCGAAGATTTCCAAGGGCCGCACGGTCCGCCAGTTCGTGGTCGGTGTCTTGGCTATCCCGTCCTCGATCATCATCCTCGCGTTCACGATCCTCGGCGGTACCGCGATCTATCTGCAACGCACAGCGGGAGATATCGCCCCAGGTGATGACATCAACAAACTGCCCGCCCCTGAAGACATCTTCTTTGTGGTGCTTGAGCACCTCCCAGGAGCCCAGTTTGTGGCCCCGATCGTGATTGTGATGCTCGCGGTCTTCTTCATCACGACCTCGGACTCCGCTTCGATCGTGAACTCGCAACTGTCCCAGCGCGGCAACCCGCACCCTAAGCGCTTGATTACCGCGTTCTGGGCTGTCTTGATGGCAGGCATCGCCGCGGTGATCCTCCTGATGGCCGGCAAGACCGCGTTGCAGGGCTTGCAGAACCTCATCACGATCACCGCGCTGCCGTTCGCGGTGGTGCTCGCACTGATGGCGATCGCCCTCTATAAAGAGATGCGTACCGACCCGCTGGTGATCCGCCAGAAGTTCGAGGACGTGGCTTTGTCCAACGCCGTCAAATACGGTATCGAAAAGCACGGCGATAACTTCGAGCTGCGCGTCATCGAATCTGATAACGAATACGCGGCCGGCCATAACTTCGATTCGACCTCGGACGAATTCACCGACTGGTACGCCCGTACCGACGCCGACGGCAACCCGATCGGCTTCGACTACGACTCAGGCCTGTACCTCGATGATGACGGCAAGCCGTTGCCCGCTGAACAACAGCCTTCCCTGGTCGACCCGGAGACGGGCGACATCGTCATTACCCAGGAAGCCCTCGCCGAAGGCATCGACGTTCCCGAAGGCGCAATCATCAAAGAAGAAACCGATGAGGCCGCCGACGCGGAACCCACTGGCAACGGCGACGAGCCTAAACCGCAAGGCCAGTAA
- the glpX gene encoding class II fructose-bisphosphatase → MELVRVTEVAAIASAPWVGHGDKNAADGAAVDAMRAMLTTVDFNGVVVIGEGEKDEAPMLYNGEHVGSGNGPEADVAVDPIDGTRLTAQGLNNALSVMAVAERGTMYDPSAVFYMDKLVTGPEAADSVDLRLPIGENIRRVAKAKGKKPSQVTVTVLDRPRHEEMIKEIREAGARTKLILDGDVAGAIAAARPDSGVDMLVGIGGTPEGIVTACAIRALGGVIQGRLHPTDDAEREAAEKAGLDVNQVLSTEDLVTTDNCYFVATGITDGDLLRGVRYRGDRIVTQSLVLRAKSGTIREVTAEHRADKWDGFTR, encoded by the coding sequence ATGGAGCTGGTCCGTGTGACCGAGGTCGCCGCGATCGCCTCCGCACCGTGGGTTGGCCACGGGGATAAGAACGCGGCTGACGGCGCGGCTGTCGATGCGATGCGCGCGATGCTCACTACCGTTGATTTCAACGGTGTTGTGGTGATCGGTGAGGGCGAGAAAGACGAAGCCCCGATGCTGTATAACGGCGAGCACGTGGGTTCCGGTAACGGCCCTGAGGCTGATGTTGCGGTTGACCCGATCGACGGAACCCGCCTGACTGCGCAGGGTTTGAATAACGCGTTGTCCGTTATGGCGGTCGCTGAGCGCGGCACGATGTATGACCCGTCGGCGGTGTTCTATATGGACAAGCTCGTGACCGGGCCGGAGGCAGCGGATTCGGTCGATCTTCGCTTGCCGATCGGTGAGAACATCCGCCGTGTAGCCAAAGCTAAGGGCAAAAAGCCGTCCCAGGTAACGGTAACCGTTCTAGACCGTCCGCGCCACGAAGAGATGATCAAAGAGATCCGCGAGGCGGGTGCGCGCACCAAGCTGATCCTAGACGGTGACGTTGCCGGGGCGATCGCAGCGGCGCGCCCTGATTCCGGTGTTGACATGCTCGTGGGTATCGGCGGAACCCCAGAGGGTATTGTGACCGCGTGCGCTATCCGTGCGCTAGGCGGCGTGATCCAGGGCCGCCTGCACCCAACCGATGATGCCGAACGCGAGGCGGCCGAGAAGGCTGGTTTGGACGTCAACCAGGTCCTATCCACCGAAGACCTGGTCACGACCGATAACTGCTACTTCGTGGCAACCGGCATCACCGACGGCGACCTGCTGCGCGGGGTCCGCTACCGTGGCGACCGCATCGTGACCCAGTCGCTCGTGTTGCGCGCTAAGTCCGGCACTATCCGCGAAGTCACTGCAGAGCACCGCGCCGATAAGTGGGACGGATTCACCCGCTAA
- the manA gene encoding mannose-6-phosphate isomerase, class I, whose protein sequence is MEKLDNSIRDYDWGSSSAITELLGRTPTGGPEAELWIGSHPGAPSRLRTNGRSLADVLKENPEAMLGSEVLASQPADCVSLPFLMKVLSADAPLSLQVHPDAFQAQAGFELEERQGVPIEAPHRMYKDPRPKPEMILALTPFKALTGFRSAEASIPAWELLRDNSSRESTRMLAQTVIEHLENRDYKAALSYVLSGIEDIAGIVTDAVQIVEDMAARDADALREVDALLPLLPWLESKYPQDAGVLVSLLLNYVELEPGEAVALQAGNIHAYLHGTAIEVMGNSDNVLRCGMTTKYINVDELLSITRFASLEPTWVRPTQEKPGIELYSTDFDEFELIRINGTSTGAVSLRGPACIIALAGNLTVSGSDGSQVQLTRGESAFIPAAAGELSIESDEQAHAYMCATPRARQKPAAAA, encoded by the coding sequence GTGGAGAAATTGGATAATTCCATCCGCGACTATGACTGGGGTTCATCTTCCGCGATTACCGAGCTTTTAGGGCGAACGCCCACAGGAGGCCCAGAGGCCGAACTGTGGATCGGTTCGCACCCGGGCGCGCCAAGCCGTTTGCGCACTAACGGCCGTTCCTTGGCGGATGTTTTGAAGGAAAACCCTGAGGCGATGCTCGGCTCTGAGGTGCTCGCTTCCCAGCCAGCAGATTGTGTGAGCCTTCCGTTCTTGATGAAGGTACTGTCTGCGGATGCCCCGTTGTCTTTGCAGGTGCACCCTGATGCGTTCCAGGCACAAGCCGGGTTTGAGCTTGAGGAAAGACAAGGCGTGCCGATCGAGGCTCCCCATCGGATGTATAAAGATCCGCGGCCTAAGCCAGAGATGATCCTCGCGTTGACTCCGTTCAAGGCTTTGACGGGCTTCCGTTCCGCAGAGGCGAGCATCCCGGCGTGGGAGCTGTTGCGGGATAACTCTTCGCGGGAAAGCACGCGCATGCTTGCGCAGACCGTCATCGAGCATCTGGAAAACCGGGACTATAAGGCCGCGTTGTCCTATGTGCTCAGCGGCATCGAGGATATCGCTGGGATCGTTACTGACGCCGTGCAGATCGTAGAGGACATGGCTGCCCGCGATGCGGATGCCCTGCGCGAGGTCGATGCGTTGCTTCCGTTGCTTCCATGGCTTGAGAGCAAATACCCGCAGGACGCCGGCGTTCTAGTGTCACTGTTGCTGAACTACGTCGAGCTTGAGCCGGGCGAGGCCGTGGCTTTGCAGGCCGGCAACATTCACGCCTACCTCCACGGGACAGCGATTGAGGTCATGGGCAACTCGGATAACGTGCTGCGGTGCGGGATGACGACCAAATACATCAACGTGGACGAGCTGCTTTCGATCACCCGCTTCGCTTCGCTCGAGCCTACGTGGGTGCGACCAACCCAGGAAAAGCCGGGCATTGAGCTGTATTCGACCGATTTCGATGAGTTCGAGCTCATCCGCATCAACGGCACCTCAACCGGGGCGGTGTCCTTGCGTGGCCCAGCCTGCATCATCGCGCTCGCAGGCAACCTCACGGTGAGCGGTTCGGACGGAAGCCAGGTTCAGCTCACCCGTGGCGAATCCGCCTTCATCCCTGCCGCCGCCGGTGAACTCTCCATCGAATCTGACGAGCAAGCCCACGCGTATATGTGCGCGACCCCGCGTGCACGCCAGAAACCGGCTGCCGCGGCATAG
- a CDS encoding LCP family protein, protein MRKVYPNGFNCGDECIFNAIYPTVEQEHADKYPDTKDPGAVATMEAASAVTGLQIDMYVTVDMGGFEHLIDALGGVKIVSGGWVPYNGKRDPNTGLRTKWFSPGEHHFTGKQALWFARSRDFATDYHRIRRQQCLQQAMIKQFTPQNVLVNFTQIMDSGEEIVHTNIPQSQLGSFIGLAEKTRQHSFLRLTLGAPDFGKPGDLFSTYPDYDLIHQRVGQLVAKATDDGAKAEDDKPRDSQPQGSKPQDSGQQDTQQSSHQGQASGKSKPQVTQSSPEPSSEASLGAEDQVITTQRDGSPITEKYLQELEYVGDTGRIEQIAQNNDSCKVG, encoded by the coding sequence ATGCGCAAGGTGTATCCGAACGGCTTCAACTGTGGGGATGAATGCATTTTCAATGCGATCTATCCGACCGTGGAGCAAGAGCATGCGGATAAGTACCCGGATACTAAAGACCCGGGTGCGGTTGCGACGATGGAGGCGGCGAGCGCCGTCACCGGATTGCAGATCGACATGTATGTCACGGTCGATATGGGTGGTTTTGAGCACCTGATCGATGCGTTGGGTGGGGTCAAGATCGTCTCTGGCGGTTGGGTTCCTTATAACGGGAAGCGGGACCCGAATACGGGTCTGCGCACCAAGTGGTTCAGCCCGGGTGAGCATCACTTCACGGGTAAACAGGCGTTGTGGTTTGCGCGTTCGCGTGATTTCGCAACGGATTATCACCGTATTCGCCGGCAGCAGTGTTTGCAGCAGGCGATGATCAAGCAGTTCACTCCGCAGAATGTTTTGGTGAACTTCACCCAGATCATGGATTCGGGTGAGGAGATTGTTCACACGAATATTCCGCAGTCCCAGTTGGGTTCGTTTATTGGGTTAGCAGAGAAGACGCGTCAGCATTCATTCTTAAGGCTCACGTTGGGTGCCCCGGATTTCGGTAAACCGGGTGACTTGTTCTCGACTTACCCTGATTATGATCTGATTCATCAGCGTGTAGGCCAGTTGGTTGCCAAAGCTACCGACGATGGTGCGAAGGCTGAAGACGATAAGCCGCGCGATTCTCAACCTCAGGGATCCAAACCGCAGGATTCCGGCCAGCAGGATACGCAGCAGTCTTCGCACCAGGGTCAGGCTTCTGGCAAATCTAAACCGCAAGTTACTCAGAGTTCACCTGAACCTTCCTCTGAGGCCTCATTGGGGGCGGAAGATCAGGTCATCACCACACAGCGTGATGGTTCGCCGATTACGGAGAAGTACCTGCAGGAACTTGAGTATGTTGGCGACACCGGCCGGATTGAGCAGATTGCTCAAAACAACGATTCGTGCAAGGTCGGCTAG
- the purE gene encoding 5-(carboxyamino)imidazole ribonucleotide mutase — protein MRCMSSGMSGEKKQPRVAIVMGSDSDWPTMSAAADVLDELGIEYFVDVVSAHRMPHQMIQFGTDAASKGFEVIIAGAGGAAHLPGMLASVTTLPVIGVPVSLKNLEGLDSLLSIVQMPGGVPVATMAVDGAKNAGLYAARILGCGAGEEASRISAALADYAEQMCAGAEAKGRALSQKRAAESSAR, from the coding sequence ATGCGATGCATGAGCTCGGGTATGAGTGGTGAGAAGAAGCAGCCTCGCGTTGCGATTGTGATGGGTTCGGATTCGGACTGGCCAACCATGTCAGCTGCGGCCGATGTATTGGACGAGTTGGGCATCGAGTATTTCGTTGATGTTGTTTCGGCTCACCGGATGCCGCATCAGATGATCCAGTTCGGCACGGATGCCGCATCGAAGGGTTTTGAGGTCATCATCGCCGGCGCGGGTGGTGCGGCTCATTTGCCGGGCATGCTCGCCTCTGTCACGACTCTGCCAGTGATCGGTGTTCCGGTGAGCTTGAAGAACCTTGAAGGCTTGGACTCTTTGCTCTCGATCGTTCAGATGCCAGGTGGTGTCCCCGTTGCGACGATGGCGGTAGACGGCGCCAAGAACGCCGGCTTGTATGCGGCCCGGATCTTAGGTTGCGGCGCGGGCGAGGAAGCCTCCCGCATATCTGCAGCTCTGGCAGACTATGCCGAGCAGATGTGTGCCGGCGCTGAAGCTAAGGGCCGTGCCTTGTCACAGAAGCGCGCAGCTGAGTCGTCAGCCCGGTAG
- a CDS encoding 5-(carboxyamino)imidazole ribonucleotide synthase yields MKTLRIGVIGGGQLARMMAPAAIDLGIELSILCESEETASARAVAHAPVGDYKDRQTVLDFASTVDVVTFDHEHVPAEILHELVEKGVRVHPGPDALIHAQDKIVMREAVERLGLPNPKWCSASSADEVRAFGEKIGWPIIVKTPRGGYDGKGVEKLDSAADVARVSEWCERGAVLCEELVDFSRELSALVARRPSGETAAWPVAHTIQVAGVCDEVIAPAQDLPVQTAQAAQQTALKIASELGVTGVLAVELFETPGRGPGFLINELAMRPHNTGHWTQNGAVTSQFEQHLRAVADLPLGSAEPLAPVAVMKNFLGGANEDLAATLPHALATDPQVKVHVYGKSVRPGRKIGHVNRVGFEGENLVDVRQKARVAADIMSKGCDA; encoded by the coding sequence ATGAAAACTTTGCGCATTGGTGTGATTGGCGGGGGCCAGCTGGCCCGGATGATGGCCCCGGCGGCTATTGATTTAGGGATCGAGCTTTCCATTCTGTGTGAGTCGGAAGAGACCGCGAGTGCACGGGCGGTGGCTCACGCGCCGGTGGGTGACTATAAGGATCGACAGACGGTCCTGGATTTCGCCTCCACTGTGGATGTTGTCACGTTTGATCACGAGCATGTTCCGGCTGAGATTCTGCATGAGCTGGTTGAGAAGGGTGTGCGGGTTCACCCCGGCCCGGATGCGTTGATTCACGCCCAAGACAAGATTGTGATGCGTGAGGCCGTTGAACGGCTCGGGTTGCCGAACCCTAAGTGGTGCTCAGCAAGTTCCGCTGATGAGGTTCGGGCTTTCGGTGAGAAGATCGGCTGGCCGATCATCGTGAAGACCCCGCGTGGCGGCTATGACGGCAAGGGCGTTGAGAAGCTGGATTCCGCGGCTGATGTTGCCCGGGTCAGCGAATGGTGTGAGCGCGGCGCGGTGTTGTGTGAGGAATTGGTGGATTTCTCGCGTGAATTGTCTGCTTTGGTTGCTCGCCGCCCCTCGGGTGAGACTGCCGCGTGGCCTGTCGCCCACACGATTCAGGTTGCTGGGGTGTGCGATGAGGTGATCGCCCCGGCGCAGGACCTCCCCGTTCAGACCGCCCAAGCCGCGCAACAGACCGCGTTGAAGATTGCATCCGAGCTGGGTGTTACAGGTGTTTTGGCCGTCGAGTTGTTTGAGACTCCAGGCCGTGGCCCCGGATTTCTGATCAATGAGCTTGCGATGCGGCCGCACAACACCGGGCATTGGACCCAGAATGGCGCGGTGACGAGCCAGTTTGAGCAGCATCTGCGTGCGGTCGCTGACCTGCCGTTGGGATCTGCTGAACCGTTGGCACCTGTTGCCGTGATGAAGAACTTCTTGGGTGGGGCCAATGAGGATCTCGCCGCTACCTTGCCGCACGCGTTGGCGACCGATCCGCAGGTTAAAGTGCATGTTTACGGCAAGTCGGTGCGTCCAGGCCGTAAGATCGGCCATGTTAACCGTGTCGGTTTCGAAGGCGAGAACCTGGTCGATGTGCGCCAGAAGGCGCGTGTTGCCGCGGACATCATGAGTAAAGGATGCGATGCATGA
- a CDS encoding GtrA family protein: MMRTLWSKMRTLIEVMWREVAKFGVVGAVAWVIDTAVFLWLIKGPMSDAEVWAKGWATVVASIFSWAANRWWTFRHRRNNRWAREFVLFAVMNAIGLLIAAGCVFFTKYVLQMTSPMALFIAGSVVGLVLGTIFRFIAYRLWVFNEASATETKQRHEVTL, encoded by the coding sequence ATGATGCGAACCCTTTGGAGCAAAATGCGTACTCTCATCGAAGTGATGTGGCGCGAAGTCGCCAAGTTCGGTGTCGTGGGCGCTGTTGCCTGGGTTATCGACACAGCCGTGTTCCTGTGGCTTATCAAAGGCCCGATGTCAGATGCGGAAGTGTGGGCTAAAGGGTGGGCGACCGTGGTCGCCTCGATCTTCTCGTGGGCTGCAAACCGCTGGTGGACCTTCCGCCACCGCCGCAACAACCGGTGGGCGCGAGAATTCGTGCTCTTTGCCGTGATGAACGCGATTGGCCTGCTGATTGCTGCCGGATGTGTCTTCTTCACCAAGTACGTGCTTCAGATGACCAGCCCGATGGCGCTGTTCATCGCAGGCTCCGTTGTGGGGCTCGTGCTCGGAACCATTTTCCGCTTCATCGCCTACCGCTTGTGGGTCTTCAACGAGGCAAGCGCCACCGAGACCAAGCAGCGCCACGAAGTCACGCTCTGA
- a CDS encoding TIGR03089 family protein → MTSTPSTPSPHTPPLHDESLELRIPQALSLIAERGTATTPLLVDRTRGHRIELSGRVLVNWWAKNAGLLEMEFGIGPGYTVHLDVPPHWRTLPLALAALSLGATVTDHEESADLVITGNPSAHVSAPDVLAVTLEALAVSFPGEVPEGMVDHAAEVRAQPDALAFAAAAAAQAAWDVDGLDTTALEHMAYTEANDGAATSVSWLGVGGTAVQAEAARDATAGGWRSGDWRLGDWSAAMASLLACRSEGSLVLLPLESLVEGKPTDSLCEQERITRAITTGVV, encoded by the coding sequence CCCTGAGTTTGATCGCTGAGCGCGGAACCGCGACCACACCCCTACTGGTCGACCGAACCCGTGGCCACCGCATCGAACTCTCCGGCCGGGTACTTGTTAACTGGTGGGCCAAGAACGCCGGCTTATTAGAGATGGAATTCGGGATCGGCCCCGGTTATACGGTCCATCTTGACGTTCCGCCGCATTGGCGCACACTCCCACTAGCGTTGGCAGCCCTTTCTTTAGGGGCTACCGTCACGGATCATGAGGAAAGCGCCGACCTCGTCATCACTGGCAATCCCTCCGCGCACGTGTCCGCCCCTGACGTCCTGGCAGTAACACTTGAGGCCCTCGCGGTTTCCTTCCCGGGCGAAGTCCCCGAAGGGATGGTCGATCACGCAGCTGAGGTCCGCGCACAACCCGATGCGCTGGCATTCGCGGCCGCTGCCGCCGCGCAAGCCGCGTGGGACGTCGATGGTCTAGACACCACCGCGCTTGAACACATGGCCTATACGGAGGCCAACGATGGCGCAGCCACGTCCGTCTCCTGGCTTGGGGTAGGCGGGACCGCCGTTCAGGCCGAGGCGGCTCGGGACGCCACGGCTGGCGGCTGGAGGTCCGGTGATTGGAGGCTCGGTGATTGGTCGGCGGCTATGGCATCGCTTTTGGCATGCAGATCCGAAGGTTCGCTGGTCCTGCTGCCCCTCGAATCCCTGGTTGAGGGTAAGCCGACTGATTCGCTATGCGAACAAGAACGCATCACACGAGCCATCACTACGGGTGTTGTATAA